The Stutzerimonas stutzeri RCH2 genomic interval GCTCATGGCGCGAGCCATCACCCGGGTGAACGTCGGATCGTCATCCACCAACAGCAGGTGAGGTTGTTCTTCGCCCTCTTGCTGCAACTCGTCGGTCATCTGTGCATTTCCTCGCATTGGTCACGATCAGGGTCAGGCGCGTACCGAGCCATGCGGCAAGCGCAGTTCGGTCAGTGTGCCACCTTCTTCGTGATTGTAGAGCTTCACTGTGCCGCCAGCGCGCGTAACGCTGGCCTGGCTGAGAAACAGACCAAGGCCGAAACCCTTGCCCTTGGTCGTGATGAATGGCCGCCCAATCTGCTCGGCGATGGCCAGCGGCACGCCAGCACCATGATCGCGGATGGTCAGCCGAATCCACTGTGCATCCCAGTCCAGGCGAATCTCGAGATCTTCCGGACTGGCGTCGGTGGCGTTGTTCAGCAGATTGAGCAGCGACTGGCTGAGGTCCGCCGGTGGCATCAGCTTCGGCGCGCTGCCGAGGCCCACACAGTGGAAGCGGTAGGTGGCCTCGGGACGCATGAGGTGCCAGCGCTGTAGCACCGATTCGACCCATTCGCGCGCCGTCTGCTCGACCACGGCCTGCCGCCGATCAGCCTCGGCAGCACGAACCAGCTGGCGCAGGCTTTCCTTGCAAAGCTGGACCTGCGATTGCAGCAGACCGAGATCCTCGTTCAGCTGCTCGTCGTTATATTCCTGCCGCAGTTCCTTGAGCAGGACGCTCATGGTCGCCAACGGCGTGCCCAGTTCATGGGCGGCACCAGCGGCCTGGGTCGCCACGGCCAGCAGCTGCTGGTCACGCATGCTCTCCTCACGGCGCTGGGCTTGTTGCTGTTCCTGGCGGCGCAGCTGCTCGGCCATGCGCGCGACGAAGAAGGTGATCAGCGCCGCCGCCAGGGCGAAGCTCAGCCACATGCCATAGACCTGCAGCGTCGCGCGCTCGAATGGAGGCAGGGTGAGCGGGTCGTACCACACCAGCATGAGCGTATAGCCCAGCAGCGCCAGCCCGGAAAGCACGATGGAATACAGCCAGGGCAATGTCGCCGCGGCGATCGTCAGCGGAACCAGATAATAGGAAACGAAGGGATTGGTCGAGCCGCCCGAGTAATACAGCAGGGCGCTGTGGACCAGCAGATCGCAGCCCAGATGCACTGCATATTCGAGCTCGGTTACCGGCCAGGGCCCGCGCAAGCGCAGCGCGGTCCCCAGGCAAAGCACAGCGGACACCGCCAAGGTGATGCCCAGCGCCAGCCAGGGCAGCGTCAGCAGCTGGGTTGCGTAAGCCACACCGACCGCGCCGGACTGTGCGGCCAGCACCACGATGCGAATAAGGGTCAGAAGCCGAAGGTTCTGCCGACTGGCGGACAGCAGCGGGACGGATGCGTACATGGAGTCTCCAACAATTCGGCGGAGTATAACCAAGCCGTTCGCAAGCCAGCCCGAAATGCGGCAACTCGACGCACGGACTGCTGCACGCATTCGCTGGCGGAGTTAGAGTCTTGAGCTACCGCACCGTCCCGGTGCCCATGCCAAGGACCCGTTATGCACCCATCCCTCCTCCGCCGCGCAGCCTTCGTCGCCGTGGTCGCGAGCATCACCAGCCTGCCCGCCATGGCCGAAGAGGCCCGCTACAACCAGGTTGCCCTGCGCGCCGAAGTCAGCAGCGAAGTGGCCCATGACCGCATGCACGTCACGCTCTACAGCGAAGCCCAGCACAGCGACCCCGCCGAACTCGCGGCGCAGACCACTCGCACGTTGAACCAGGCGCTGCAGACCGCTCGCCAGAACAAGGACGTGATCGTCAGCCAGGGCAGCCGCAACAGCTACCCGGTCTACGACGACAAGGGTCAACAGATCACCGGCTGGCGAGAGCGTGCGGAGCTGCGTCTGGAAAGCGGCGATTTCGCCAGCCTGTCGAAACTGACCGCCGAACTGATGAAAAGCCTGAAGATGGGCGGTATGTATTTCAGTGTCTCCGATCCGATCCGCAAGCAGAACGAGGATGCTTTGCTCAAGGATGCCGTAGCCGCGTTCCAGGCCCGGGCGCAGCTGGCGACCGAAGCGCTCGGTGGCAGCGGTTACAAGCTGGTGAGCCTAAACCTCAACGGCGGTGGCTTTCAGCCGGTCATGCGTAGCAGCGCCATGAAGATGGACATGATGGAATCGGCCCCGGTACCGGAGATCGAGGCAGGCACTCGTCAGGTCACGATCAACGCCGACGGCGTCATCGAAATCCAGATGCCGTGAGAAAAGTTGACCATTTGGTCCGCTTGTTACATATCTGCTTACAAATTCCGAACCCACGCTATGCAAGGGCTAGAGAGCGATTCAACAATTCAATTGAGAACGAAACGCAGTAAACCGTAAATTCTCGTTTACGAATGATTATCATGCGTGCGCCAACGAGACGGCTACAAGGAGCCCGCATGTCTATCCCCTTCTCACGTACCGCCCTGTCCTGCGCCATGATCGGCTGCAGCTGGACGGCCCTCGCCCAGAACGCGCCTGTCACGCTCAACGACACGGTCGTCAGCGCCTCCGGCTTCGAACAGAAGATCACCGAAGCGCCGGCGAGCATCAGCGTCATCAGCCGTGAAGACCTGCAGCAGAAGCGCTATAGCAATCTGGCGCAGGCGTTGGACGACGTGGAAGGCATCGATATCCGCCAGGGCACAGGCAAGACCGGCGGGCTGAATATCAGCATCCGCGGCATGCCCAGCGACTACACATTGATCTTGATTGATGGGCGCCGGCAGAACACTGCCGGTAACGTCACCCCTAACGGGTTCAACGAAACGTCCACCAGCTTTATGCCCCCGATGTCGGCCATCGAGCGCATCGAAGTGATCCGCGGCCCAATGTCGACCCTATACGGTTCGGATGCGATGGGCGGTGTGGTCAATATCATTACCAAGAAAGTGGCGAACGAATGGGGCGGGTCGGTCAGCCTCGACCACACTTTCCAAGAGAATCGCGATTACGGTGACACCAGCAATACCAGCCTATATGCCAGTGGCCCTCTCATCGATAACTTGCTCGGGCTTGCTGTTCGGGGCAGCCTGTATGACCGCGCCGAATCTGATTTATCTTTTGACAATGACAGCCCTGTTAGCAAACGTGGGGCCTCACCTGTCGAGGGACGCAACCATGTGCTCGGCGCCCGTCTAACGCTTACCCCTGACGAAGCACATGACATCTCCCTGGATTTCGAGCGTGGCCGTCAGGTCTACAACAACGACGACTGCCAGCTAGGAAACCTCGACGGTAAGAACGGCGGCAGCGCCAACGATGGCTGCACCGCAGACGCACCGACCAAAGCCAACGGATATGCTGACGAACTGCGCTTCGAACGCGACCAGTTTGCTCTTAGCCATACCGGGCGCTTCAGTTTCGGCACGCTGGATAGCAGCCTAACGCACAACACCACCGAAACCATCGGGCGTACGATTCCTGGAACGCCCATCGGCAACTCCTACACCGGCTACCCTTCGATCGTCATCGGCGATGACCGCGAGCTGAAATCCACCGATCTGATCCTCGACACCAAACTGGTCAGCCCGGTTGGCGAATCGCACATCCTTACCGTTGGGGGCCAGTACTGGGACGCCAAGGTCACGGACGGCATTGCCGACGACGACTTTCAGCAGAAATCATGGGCGATGTTCGTCGAAGACGAGTGGCGTCTACGCCACGACCTGGCTTTGACGCTGGGTGCTCGCTATGAAGACCATGAAGCATTCGGTGGCCACATCAGCCCACGCGCTTATCTGGTCTGGAATACAAATGACAATTGGACGATGAAAGGTGGCGTGAGCCGCGGATACAAAACGCCCACGCTTAACCAGCTTCACGACGGCATCAGTGGTGTCACCAGTCAAGGCGCGGTCATCACGGTTGGCAGCCCGGACCTAGATCCGGAAGTCACTACCAATACCGAATTCGGCGTCTACTTCGATAACCTCAGCGGCTTCAGCGCGAACGCGACCGTGTTCCATAACAAGTTCGACGACAAGATCGATGATGGAACGCCGATCGCGAACTGTTTCTCTGCAACAAATCCGAACCAGCCTGGCTGCGTCAGCTTCGGTAGCGGTTTCACGCAAGACTCCTTCGCCCAAAGTGTGAACATCGACGAAGCCGTTACCCAAGGTCTTGAACTGGCGGGGCGCTGGGAGTTCGCCCCGGCTTGGGCACTGGCTATGAATTACACCTACACCGATAGCGAACAAAAGAGTGGCGCAAACAAAGGCGCCCCTCTGACCAACACTCCAGAACACATGCTTCATGCACGCATCAGCTGGCAGACCACAGACCGGCTGAACCTGTGGTTCAAGGGTGAGTACCGAGGCGAGCGAACGCGCTTCACCGATCGCTATGAAAACCTGACCGCAGCAAATCAGGCACTTTATGACGCTGCGGGCGATTTGAAAGCGTACGAAGTCTTCCACCTCGGCGGTTCATTTAAAGCCTCGGAAAGCGTCACCCTCAACGCAACCATCTACAACCTCTTCGACAAGGACTTTACCGAGGGCACTTACTACACCACCAACACTGGAACGTCGGGTTGGGCCTCCGATTACATCCAGTCGGCAGCTGCGACTAGCGGTACGCTGGAAGAAGGCCGCCGCCTGTGGCTATCCGCCAACTTCACCTTCTAACCGCCTAGAAATACAACGAGCCGGGTTCAACCCGGCTTCGTTGTTTCTCATCCGGGCCGAATACAATCAAGACGCGAATGTATGCTGTTTGTAAATCTTTAGCATCTTCTCGTCGAGGCCCCCTAGAATTCGCACCACTTTTCTACAAGGCAAGGATCACCATGCGTCTGTGGCTCGGCACGTTGCGCCAATGGCACTGGATCAGCTCGGCGCTGTGCCTGGTTGGCATGCTGTTGTTCTCGGTCACCGGCATCACGCTCAACCACGCCGGCCAGATCGAAAGCAGACCCCAGGTGCAAAGCCGCGCCGCGCAGCTTCCCGATCCGCTGCTCGCCCAACTACAAGCCAAAGCGCCCGAGTCGGGCCTGCCCGTCGAACTGCGCGCTTGGCTGGAGCAGACGCTGGACATTCGCCTGGCCGGACGTGAGGCCGAGTGGAGCGATGGCGAACTCTACGTCGCCCTGCCTCGCCCCGGCGGCGACGCCTGGCTGAGCCTGAGTAGCGAAACCGGTGAACTGGAATACGAGTCGACCGACCGCGGCTGGATCGCCTACTTCAACGACCTGCACAAGGGCCGCCATACCGGCGAGGCCTGGAGCTGGTTCATCGACTTCTTCGCCGTTGCCTGTGTGGTGTTCAGCCTCACCGGCCTGCTGCTCCTGCAACGTCACGCCGGCAGCCGTCCCAGTACCTGGCCGCTGGTGGGTTTGGGGCTGGTAATTCCGCTGCTGCTGGCGCTGCTCTTCATTCATTAAGGACTGCTCATGCGTAAACGCCTGTTGTTGCCCCTCGCCCTGCTCAGCGCCCCGCTATACGCGGCGGACCTGCAGCTGGACGTGGAAATCCCGCGTCTGGATGTCGCCGAGTACCACCGCCCCTATGTCGCCATCTGGCTCGAGCGCCCGGACCAGAGCCACGTTGCCAACCTGGCGGTGTGGTACGACACCAAGCTCAAGGACAAGGAAGGCGAGAAGTGGCTCAAGGACCTGCGCCAGTGGTGGCGCCGCAGCGGCCGCAGTCTGGAGATGCCGGTCGATGGTGTCAGCGGTGCTACCCGCGCCGTGGGCAGCCACTCGCTGAAGTTCTCGGATCAGCATCCGGCCCTGAAGGCGCTGGAAGCTGGCGAATACCGCGTGGTGGTCGAAGCCGCCCGTGAAGTCGGCGGCCGCGAACTGCTGCGTGTTCCCTTCAGCTGGCCGCCTCAGCAGAGCGCCGAGCACCAAGCCCAGGGCCAGAGCGAACTGGGCGCAATCACCCTCAAGCTGACCCCATGAACAGGAAGCACGCCATGAAACCCGTCATCAAATGGACCACCCTGGCGCTCGCCGTCTGTCTGCCGCTGTCGGCCCAGGCCCACCGCGCCTGGATGCTGCCCTCGGCCACCGTGCTCTCCGGCGAAGAGCCGTGGATCACCGTCGACGCTGCCGTTTCCAACGATCTGTTCTACTTCGAACACGTACCGATGCGCCTCAAGGGCATCGGCGAGACAGCCCAGGCCCCGGCAGGCGGTCCGCCGGGCATGCGCGCACGGCCGGTTCCCGAGCTGCAGATCATCGCGCCAGATGGCTCGAAGGTTTCCGCGCAGAACGGCGCTGTCGGCCGCTACCGCAGTACCTTCGATGTACAGCTGAGCCAGAAGGGAACGTACAAACTGGCCGTGGCCAACAATGGCCTGTTCGCCAGCTGGAAGGAAAACGGTCAGCAGCGCCGCTGGATGGGCACCGCAGAAAGCTTCGCCAAGGACGTCCCGGCGAAGGCCGAAGGGCTCAAGGTCAGCCAGACCAGCAACCGCATGGAAGTGTTCGTCACCTCCGGCGCGCCGTCCAGCGAAGTACTTGCACCGACCGGCCAGGGCCTGGAGCTCAAGCCCGTCACCCACCCCAACGACCTGTTTGCCGGCGAAGCGGCAGACTTCGTCTTCCTGCTCGACGGCAAGCCGGCCGCCGATGTCGAGATCAGCGTGATTCCGGGTGGCAACCGCTACCGCGACGAGCTCGGTGAGATCAAGGCGAAAACCGACAAGGACGGCAAGGTCAGCATCACCTGGCCGGAAGCCGGCATGTACTGGATGGAAGCCGAGCTGACCACCACCAAGGGCGTCAGCAAGCCGGCCACCGAGCGCCGCGCCAGCTACAGCGCAACCCTGGAAGTGCTGTCGCCCTGACGCTAGCCCGCTGCCTGAGCACTGACGCTCAGGCAGCGACCGCTACCGCATTCCCCGTAACGAGTCCGCTTCTTGCCCAGACCTTGCCAATCCGTCCGGCGTCTGTCGCCACTGCTCGGCTGCCTCGCCGTCGCTGCGCTGCTGCTATGGTGGCAGCCGCCACGAGCGATCAGCGCTGCCGTAGTCGTCCTCGTCTATCTGGCCATGTCGCTGTATTGCTGGCGCGGACAGCTACGCCGCAAAGCAGCATCTACCGACGCGACCTCGGCGCTTGTGGTGACCTATGCCAGCCAGGGCGGGCAAGCCCGGCTCTATGCCGAGCGCAGTGCCGAGCAGCTTCGCGAAGCGGGCATGAACGTGCAGCTGCTGCCGCTGAATGCGCTGGAGCCGAGCCGGCTGCCAGCGCGGCGCATCCTGTTCGTCGTCAGCACCTATGGCGAAGGCGAAGCGCCGGACAACGGCGCCCGCTTCGAACAGCGCCTGAACGCGGCAAATCTGCAGCTGCAGGACCTCGAGTACAGCGTGCTGGCCTTCGGTGATCGCCAGTACCGGGATTTCTGCGCTTTCGGCCGCCGCCTCGACGAGCGTCTGCGCCAGCTGGGGGGCGTGCCGCTGTTCGACCGGCTGGAAGCCGATCGCGGCGATCCTGGCGTGCTGCGTCACTGGCAACACCAGCTCGCCCACCTGAGCGGCAACAGCAATTTCAGCGACTGGCTGCCGGCACCCTATCAACCCTGGCGCCTGACAGGCCGCCGTTGCCTCAACGCCGGCAGTTCCGGTGCGCCGGTACATCTGCTGACCCTTGCCCCGCCGAGTGAAAAGACATCATGGCGCGCCGGCGATATCGTCGAGATCGGCCCGCGCCACGCGCTCGCGCGCATCGAAGCCTTGTTGCACGATGTGGGCCTCGATCCATCTGCGCTGGTCGACGGCCAGAGCCTGGCCGCACAGCTGTCCAGAAGGCATCTGCCCGCGACTGGCGACCTGCATGGCGTCGACGCCGAGGCGCTGCTGGCCTTGCCGCCGTTGCCGCACCGCGAATATTCCATCGCCTCGATACCCGCGGACGGCGCCGTGCAGCTGGTGGTGCGCGAAGCCTTCCACAGCGACGGCACTCCCGGGCTCGGTTCCGGCTGGTTATGCCGCTACGCCGCCATTGGCGAAGAGATCGATCTGCGCATCCGCAGCAACCCCTCATTCCACGGCCGGGACGCCGCCACGCCACTCATCCTGATCGGCAACGGTACGGGCATCGCCGGGCTGCGCGCGCACTTGCGCGAACGCGCGGCGCAGCCCGGCTCGCGCAACTGGCTGCTGTTCGGCGAGCGCAACGCGGCGCACGACTTTCTCTTCCACGAAGAATTGGCACAGTGGCGTGAAAGCGGCCATCTGCAGCGGCTGGACGTGGCGTTCTCTCGCGACCAGCCCCAAAAGCGCTATGTGCAAGATGCACTGCGGGATGCGGCTGACGAACTACGCTGCTGGGTCGATCAGGGCGCGGCGATCTACGTCTGCGGCAGCCTGGAAGGTATGGGGCAGGAGGTGCAGCAAATACTGCTTGGCCTGCTCGGTGAGGCGCAGCTGGAGCAACTGAGCGAACAGGGACGCTATCGGCGGGATTTGTATTGATAACCTGAGCCCCCGGATGAGCCACCAGTAGACAAAAAAAAGCAGCATCCACCGGGTGGACGCTGCTTGAAGATCCCAACGAGGAACCAGGCCCGGGGAGCTGACGAAGCACGTCTAGTGCCGCGCCAGCAGACGGGACGACTCAGAAAGATAGATTCGCACCAACTCCAAATGCGCGAGGTGCGCCAGGCAGAATGTTGTTGTTGCTGTGGGCGGAAGCGTAGTAGTCCTCGTTCAGCAGGTTCTCGACATTCAGCTGCAGACGCAGGTCGGGGCTGACGGCGTAATAGACCGCAGCGTCGACGCGCACGAAGCTGGGCAGCTCGACCTTGTTGTCGGCACTGGCATACACCGCGTTCTGATAGACGGCACCAAGCCCGACGCCCCACTGGGAGTTGAAGTTGTAGCGGTTCCAGAGCGAGACGGAGTTGCGCGGTACCTGACTGAGCTTGTTGCCATCGCTCGCGCCGGGCGTTTTGATTTCGCTTTCCTGGTAGGCATAGCCACCAATGATTTGCCAGGCATCAGTCAGATTGCCAGTCAGACCAAGCTCAACGCCATCCACGCGCTGTCCGTCAACCAGAATCGAGCGGGCGTTGTTGTCGGGATCAGTAATCGCGACGTTGGTGCGATCGAGGCGGTAGACCGCAGCGGTGGCGGCCAGACGCGGGTTGATGTCCCATTTCACGCCGACTTCACGGTTGGTGAACTCTTCCGGATCGAGCGCCTGGGTGGCGGCGGTAAGTCCGGCAAGCTGCTCGCCCGCGCGCGGCACATAGGCCTTGCTGTAGCTGGCGTAGAAGGACAGGTCATCCAGCGGCTTGTAGATCAGGCCGGCACGCGGCGACACCAGGTCGTCTGAGCTCGAAAGTCGCTGACCGTTGCGGTAGTTGCTGTGATCGATCTTTACCTTGTCGTAGCGCGCACCAAGGATCAATTCCCACTGCGAGTTGAGCTCGATCTGGTCCTGCAGATAGAGCGCTGCGGTCTTGGTCGTACTGCGGTTGTCTGCATCGGTGGCGCTCTGGCGGAAATATACCGGCCCGCCGTAACGGGGACTCTGTGGCGTCACCTTGACAGACGTTTTCGTATTGTCTGTTGGGTGAAAGAAACCCGTTTCACGGAAATTCTCGGTCACTTGGCGGCTTAGCTCGCCACCGACCAGGATGGTGTGATCCATGCCCATGGCACTGGTGGCGATGGTCACATCGGTCTGGTTGATCAGGTTGGTGCGGTCGGTGGCGTTGTTGTAGGCGCCAATGCTGATTGACGAGCTGGTCGCTGCGGCGGAACCCGGAAAGACGTTCTGGTAGAACTTCTCGTAATCGGCGAAACGGGTCTGGTTGACCAGGGTGACGTTGTCGGAAAACTCATGCGTTACCCGCGCATTCAGGGCATCGACCTTCGCGGTGGCATAGCTGAGATCCGCGTTACCGACGAAGGTCGACTCGTCCAGCTTCATCGGTTTGCCATTGAGCGACGGCACGCCACGGTCGACGGTGCGATCGTCATCGAAGTGCTCGTAACCTACCTCGACGGTGGTTGCATCGCTGACGCGGAATGTGGCGGTCGGGTTGATGGCCCAACGCTCCAGATCCACATCGTCGCGGAAGCTCTCGGAGTCTTCGAACATCGCGGTCAACCGCACTGCGACGTTCTCATTGACCGCCTCATTGAAATCGCCGGTCATCCGGCGGTTCTTCCAAGAACCATAATTCAGGCCCAGTTCGTGACCATCGGTCCAGTTGGCCTGCTTGGTCACACGGTTGATCAGGCCACCGCTGGCGCCGCGGCCGAAGACCATGCCACTGGCCCCCTTGAGTACCTCGACTCGCTCGACGTTATATAGGTCGCGTAGGTACTGCACATCGTCACGCATCCCATCGACAAAAAAGTCGGCTGTCGAGGTATTGCCCCGTAGGATCGGAGCATCACGATGTCCCTCGCCCTGCGCCATCTGCACGCCAGGCACGTAGCGGACGACGTCCGCCATGCTCTGCATGTTCTGGTCCTTGATCTGCTTGTCGGTCACGACGGTGATGGACTGCGGAATGTTGCGCAGCTGCGTGTCGGTCTTGGTGGCCACCTTGGTGCGCTCGACGCGGTAACTGTCGCGCTTCTCCACGACCTCCATCGAATCCAGCGTGACCGTATCGGTAGGCGCAGCAAAGGCGCACTGCGCCGATGCGAGCAAAGGCAACCCGTACACCGCCATTCGTACGGCAGTTGCCATTTTCGTTGTGTTGAAGCGTGACCGCTGAGACATCTCTACCCCCAATAAAAAACACTCGTTATGAATGCGAATTGTTTGTGTTTATTTTTGTAATCTTAATGTCGTAAAAGGATTAAGTCTACTGGGGCGGACTTTCGCTCCCCTGGAAGCATCAGCGGGGGGGGTGGAGAGCAAGCGGAACGGTGCGCATGGGCCGTTCCTACAGAGGGACGGACAAAAAAACCCCGGCTAGGCCGGGGTGTGGGTAGGACTGACGCGCGGGCGGGTGATCAGAAATGAAAGTTCGTGCTCAGCAGCGCGGTGCGCCCAGCGGCCACGTGTGCCATGTGGGAGCCGTAGACCTGATCGAAATAGCGCTTGTCCGTCAGATTCTGCACGTTCAGCTGCAGGTCAAGGTTCTTGCTCACGCGATAGGCCGCCATGGCGTCGTAGCGCCAGTACTCAGGTACCTCGATGTTGTTCGCCGCATCGCCGAAGCGGGAGTCGACATAGGTCGCGCCGCCACCGATGGTCAGGTCCTGGGTGAGGTTGTAGGTGTTCCAGAAGCTGAAGCTGTGCTTCGGCGTGCTGGGCACCTCGTTGCCGTCATACAGACCCTCGACGTAGATCGGATTGGCCCGCGTGCCGATATTGGCGGCGCCGGACTTGACCAGCTCGGCGTCCAGGTAGGTGTAGCTGGCGAAGACCTGCCAGTTGCGGGTGAACTGGCCGGTCGCGCTCAGTTCCAGACCGTCGACTTGGGTTTCACCGATGCTTTCCTGGAAACCGCTGGCGTTGGTCACCCGCGCGTTGGTCTTCTCGGTGCGGAACAGTGCGGCGGTCAGGCCCAGGCGCTCGTCGAAGAAGTCCCACTTGGTTCCGATCTCGTAGTTACGGTTGCGCTCCGGATCGAGGATCTCATTGCCCACGCTGAGCGCATCGGCACCCTCGCCACCCGTCTCGCCGGACGGATTGCTGGAAGTCGACCAGGCCGCGTAGATGCTGCCGTTGGGCAGCGGATTGAAGACCAGGCCCAGCTGGTAGTTCCAGAAGTGGTTCTTGTTCTCCGGACGGGTTATCACACCGGCGGTAGAGACGGCTTTCTGCTCCGTTTCGTAGTCGTCGTAGCGCAGGCCCATGTTCAGCGACCATTGCTCATTGAACTTCAGCGTATCGAAGACATAGGCCGCCAGCGTTTCGGTGTCGGTATCGGTCGTCGCCGTGCTGCGCGCGATGCTGCCGGTCCAGGCATCCTTGGGGCTCGGGTTGGACAGGCTGGTGCAGTCGCCGGATGCCAGGTGCGCCGGCGTACAGCTGTTGCCGCCGGCGCCCGGGGTCACCACGTAAGGCCGGTTGTGCACGCCGACATCGCTAATTTCCACGCCCGTTACCAGGGTGTGCTCGATGCTGCCG includes:
- a CDS encoding TonB-dependent receptor, giving the protein MYGLPLLASAQCAFAAPTDTVTLDSMEVVEKRDSYRVERTKVATKTDTQLRNIPQSITVVTDKQIKDQNMQSMADVVRYVPGVQMAQGEGHRDAPILRGNTSTADFFVDGMRDDVQYLRDLYNVERVEVLKGASGMVFGRGASGGLINRVTKQANWTDGHELGLNYGSWKNRRMTGDFNEAVNENVAVRLTAMFEDSESFRDDVDLERWAINPTATFRVSDATTVEVGYEHFDDDRTVDRGVPSLNGKPMKLDESTFVGNADLSYATAKVDALNARVTHEFSDNVTLVNQTRFADYEKFYQNVFPGSAAATSSSISIGAYNNATDRTNLINQTDVTIATSAMGMDHTILVGGELSRQVTENFRETGFFHPTDNTKTSVKVTPQSPRYGGPVYFRQSATDADNRSTTKTAALYLQDQIELNSQWELILGARYDKVKIDHSNYRNGQRLSSSDDLVSPRAGLIYKPLDDLSFYASYSKAYVPRAGEQLAGLTAATQALDPEEFTNREVGVKWDINPRLAATAAVYRLDRTNVAITDPDNNARSILVDGQRVDGVELGLTGNLTDAWQIIGGYAYQESEIKTPGASDGNKLSQVPRNSVSLWNRYNFNSQWGVGLGAVYQNAVYASADNKVELPSFVRVDAAVYYAVSPDLRLQLNVENLLNEDYYASAHSNNNILPGAPRAFGVGANLSF